One segment of Dehalococcoidia bacterium DNA contains the following:
- a CDS encoding YggS family pyridoxal phosphate-dependent enzyme produces the protein MVTLTVAQRVEEVRKRIAAACLRAGRSPQEVTIVAITKGFPPQAIIEAWEAGIRHFGENRVQEAAIKIPQVSHLSATWHMVGHLQTNKVKKALALFHTIDSVDSFHLAQEISKRAQSMVPILLEVNVAGEASKFGFTPQEVLREAERVASLSHLDVRGLMTVAPLASHPEEVRPIFRRLRELARALGLRELSMGMSDDYEVAIEEGATMVRLGRAIFGPRPGP, from the coding sequence GTGGTGACGCTAACAGTGGCCCAGAGAGTGGAGGAAGTGAGGAAGCGCATCGCTGCTGCCTGCCTAAGGGCCGGCAGGTCACCCCAGGAAGTCACCATCGTAGCCATCACCAAGGGGTTTCCCCCCCAGGCCATTATAGAGGCGTGGGAGGCAGGCATACGGCACTTCGGCGAGAACCGAGTGCAGGAGGCAGCCATCAAGATACCGCAGGTCTCCCACCTCTCCGCCACCTGGCATATGGTGGGGCACCTGCAGACCAACAAGGTGAAGAAGGCCCTGGCCCTCTTTCACACCATCGACAGCGTGGACTCCTTCCATCTCGCCCAGGAGATAAGCAAGCGGGCCCAGAGCATGGTGCCCATATTGCTGGAGGTGAACGTGGCTGGAGAGGCCAGCAAGTTTGGCTTCACGCCCCAGGAGGTGCTGCGGGAGGCGGAGAGGGTGGCCTCCCTGTCCCATCTGGACGTGCGGGGGCTCATGACGGTGGCCCCCCTGGCGTCCCATCCGGAGGAGGTGAGGCCCATATTCCGCCGTCTGCGGGAGCTGGCCAGGGCCCTGGGGCTGCGGGAGCTCTCCATGGGCATGAGCGACGACTACGAGGTGGCCATCGAGGAAGGAGCTACCATGGTGCGCCTGGGGCGGGCCATCTTCGGCCCCAGGCCCGGCCCGTAG
- a CDS encoding dihydroorotate dehydrogenase — translation MRLQVEIGGKGKRSLILANPIMVASGCFGNGIEFRRLFDLDALGAIVSKGITLQPRRGNPQPRLVETPAGLLNSIGLQNVGLKAVVEELAPIWSTWRVPVVANIAAERVEDYATLARALDGVSGISALELNISCPNVESGLEFACDPSLAAEVTRAVREQTTLPIIVKLSPAASDVVAVARAVAEAGADALTIANTYPGLAIDIWRGRPALPIGGGLSGPAIKPLTLKLVYDVARAQVGVPIIGCGGIVGWQDAVEYLMAGATAVQIGTAIFRNPRAPWEVLEGLQGFLAREGIEDVHHLIGAALAPGHEAP, via the coding sequence ATGCGACTCCAGGTGGAGATTGGCGGGAAGGGCAAGAGGAGCCTGATTCTTGCCAACCCCATCATGGTGGCCTCAGGGTGTTTCGGGAACGGCATCGAGTTCCGCCGCCTCTTCGACCTGGACGCCCTAGGAGCCATAGTGAGCAAAGGCATCACCTTACAGCCCCGCCGGGGCAATCCCCAGCCCCGGCTGGTGGAGACGCCCGCCGGTCTTCTCAACTCCATCGGCCTCCAGAACGTGGGGCTTAAGGCGGTGGTGGAGGAGCTGGCCCCCATATGGTCCACGTGGCGGGTGCCGGTGGTGGCCAACATCGCCGCTGAGAGGGTGGAGGACTACGCCACCCTGGCCCGGGCCCTGGATGGGGTGTCTGGCATCAGCGCCCTGGAGCTGAATATCAGCTGCCCCAACGTGGAGAGTGGCCTGGAGTTCGCCTGCGACCCATCCTTGGCGGCCGAGGTGACCAGGGCTGTGAGAGAGCAGACAACCCTGCCAATCATCGTCAAGTTAAGCCCCGCCGCCTCGGACGTGGTGGCCGTGGCCAGGGCAGTGGCCGAGGCAGGTGCCGACGCCCTCACCATCGCCAACACCTACCCTGGCCTGGCCATCGACATCTGGCGGGGGCGGCCGGCTCTGCCCATAGGGGGCGGCCTCTCGGGGCCAGCCATCAAGCCCCTCACCCTCAAGCTGGTGTACGACGTGGCCCGGGCGCAGGTGGGGGTGCCCATCATCGGCTGTGGGGGCATCGTCGGCTGGCAAGACGCCGTAGAGTACCTTATGGCCGGGGCCACCGCCGTCCAGATCGGCACTGCCATCTTCCGCAACCCACGCGCGCCTTGGGAAGTGCTCGAAGGGCTGCAGGGGTTCCTGGCCCGCGAGGGCATCGAGGACGTCCATCACCTCATCGGCGCCGCATTAGCCCCTGGCCATGAGGCGCCATGA
- a CDS encoding dihydroorotate dehydrogenase electron transfer subunit encodes MTGTLGPVEALVISQTEVCQDTYLMWLSSPPLARGASPGRFLMLLCGDGLDPLLPRPMSYHRFREAGDERQFAILYDVRGRGTAWLARRRSGDRLWAFGPLGRGYAIEHGAQHLLLVAGGLGIAPLIALAEEAVAQGRAVTLLYGARTEARLIPISLVPQEVEVVVATDDGTRGHHGPVTELVPRYLTWAHQVFACGPREMYQALAQAMRREGLRRPAQVLLEEHMACGTGICYGCAVPTRRGMRLVCRDGPRMALWDVV; translated from the coding sequence ATGACGGGCACGCTGGGGCCGGTGGAGGCCCTCGTCATCTCCCAGACAGAGGTATGCCAGGACACTTACCTCATGTGGCTCTCCTCTCCCCCCCTGGCCAGGGGCGCCTCCCCTGGCCGCTTCCTCATGCTTCTCTGTGGCGATGGTCTGGACCCCCTCCTGCCCAGGCCCATGAGCTACCACCGCTTCCGGGAGGCGGGGGACGAGAGGCAGTTCGCCATCCTCTACGACGTTAGGGGGAGGGGGACGGCCTGGCTGGCGCGGCGTCGGTCAGGAGACCGCCTCTGGGCCTTCGGGCCCCTGGGGCGGGGCTACGCCATAGAGCACGGCGCCCAACATCTTCTGCTGGTGGCGGGAGGTCTGGGCATCGCGCCCCTCATCGCTCTGGCGGAGGAGGCTGTGGCCCAGGGACGGGCCGTGACCCTCCTCTACGGCGCCCGCACAGAGGCGCGGCTGATACCCATCTCCCTGGTGCCACAGGAGGTGGAGGTGGTGGTGGCCACCGACGATGGCACCCGTGGCCACCACGGCCCGGTCACTGAGCTAGTGCCTCGCTACTTAACGTGGGCCCACCAGGTATTCGCCTGCGGGCCCAGGGAGATGTACCAGGCCCTGGCCCAGGCCATGCGCCGGGAGGGCCTTAGGCGGCCAGCGCAGGTCCTCCTGGAGGAGCACATGGCCTGTGGCACCGGCATCTGCTATGGATGTGCCGTCCCCACCCGCAGGGGCATGCGCCTGGTCTGCCGCGATGGCCCCCGCATGGCCTTGTGGGATGTCGTGTAA
- a CDS encoding YggT family protein — MLTVAIVLRAILSWFPIDPRNPVAAFLHDITEPILAPIRQMMPRLGMLDLSPLVAIILIQLVAQLAIRALT, encoded by the coding sequence GTGCTGACGGTGGCCATCGTCCTGCGGGCCATCCTCTCCTGGTTTCCCATCGACCCCCGCAACCCTGTGGCAGCCTTCCTCCACGACATCACCGAACCCATCCTGGCCCCCATCCGCCAGATGATGCCCCGCCTGGGCATGTTGGACCTCTCCCCTCTGGTGGCCATCATCCTCATCCAGCTGGTGGCCCAGCTGGCCATCCGGGCTCTCACCTAG
- the proC gene encoding pyrroline-5-carboxylate reductase, with protein sequence MRVAIIGGGVMGEALTAALLTKGVAQPSHVAVCDVLEQRRQHLASTYGVAVHQEAAAVLEGAHIAVLAVKPQEFPALATSLRGRLSPGQTVLSIMAGVPMASLMQGLGHEKVVRAMPNTPAQIGAGATVWVASPTVGPQEKEEVRRVLGALGLEMEVENEKYVDMATAVSGSGPGFVFLLLEAFVEGAVAIGMPRAMAVQLVLQTFAGSVRYAQQTGRHLAELRAQVTSPGGTTAAGILALEKAAVRGAIMEAIQSAYRKARELAEGGPLTSS encoded by the coding sequence ATGCGCGTTGCCATCATCGGCGGGGGCGTCATGGGGGAGGCCTTGACGGCGGCTTTGCTGACCAAAGGGGTCGCTCAGCCGTCCCACGTAGCCGTGTGCGATGTGCTGGAGCAGCGCCGCCAGCACCTGGCCTCTACTTACGGGGTGGCCGTTCACCAAGAGGCGGCTGCTGTCCTGGAGGGGGCGCACATAGCCGTCCTGGCCGTCAAGCCCCAGGAGTTCCCCGCCCTGGCCACCTCCCTACGGGGTCGCCTCAGCCCTGGCCAGACGGTCCTCTCCATCATGGCCGGCGTACCTATGGCGTCCCTCATGCAAGGGCTTGGGCACGAAAAGGTGGTGCGGGCCATGCCCAACACCCCAGCGCAGATCGGGGCCGGGGCCACCGTGTGGGTGGCCTCGCCCACGGTCGGGCCGCAAGAGAAGGAGGAGGTCCGCCGCGTGCTGGGAGCCCTGGGCCTGGAGATGGAGGTGGAGAATGAGAAATACGTGGACATGGCCACAGCCGTCAGTGGCAGCGGCCCTGGGTTCGTCTTCCTCTTGTTGGAAGCGTTTGTGGAGGGGGCGGTAGCCATAGGCATGCCCCGGGCCATGGCCGTACAGCTGGTCCTGCAGACCTTCGCCGGGAGCGTGCGCTACGCCCAACAGACAGGACGCCACCTGGCCGAGCTGCGGGCCCAGGTCACCTCCCCAGGGGGGACAACAGCCGCCGGCATCCTCGCCCTGGAGAAGGCGGCCGTGCGCGGGGCCATCATGGAGGCCATCCAGTCTGCCTATCGCAAGGCCCGAGAGCTAGCGGAGGGAGGACCATTAACGTCCTCATAG
- the recA gene encoding recombinase RecA: MTQPSERLRALEMAIGQIEKEFGKGAIMRLGEAGAKLAVEAIPTGSLALDLALGVGGIPRGRVTEIFGPEMSGKSTLALSVVAQAQQAGGIAAFIDAEHALDPNFAAALGIKVEDLLVSQPDSGEQALEIAEALVRSNAVDVIVVDSVAALVPRAELEGDMGESMPGLQARLMSQALRKLTAAISRTRTAVIFINQLREKIGIVFGSPEVTPGGRALKFYASVRIDLRRVEAIKAGNEIIGNRVRARVVKNKVAPPFRTAEFEIIFQGPKVGISREGDILDLATAMGIVRKQGAFYSYGETRLGQGREQAKEFLRQNPQLAQSLEQLIRQKAAEGLPALAFAPSAAEAEPLLPHHGPSLESI; this comes from the coding sequence ATGACCCAGCCATCGGAGCGTCTGCGGGCCCTGGAGATGGCCATCGGCCAGATTGAGAAGGAGTTCGGCAAGGGGGCCATCATGCGTCTGGGGGAGGCGGGGGCCAAGCTGGCCGTGGAGGCCATCCCCACTGGCTCCCTGGCCCTAGACCTAGCCCTAGGGGTGGGGGGCATCCCCAGGGGGAGGGTGACGGAGATCTTTGGCCCTGAGATGTCTGGCAAGTCCACCTTGGCCCTGAGCGTGGTGGCCCAGGCCCAGCAGGCGGGGGGCATCGCCGCCTTCATTGACGCTGAGCATGCCCTAGACCCCAACTTCGCCGCCGCCCTAGGCATCAAGGTGGAGGACTTGTTGGTCTCCCAGCCCGACTCAGGCGAGCAGGCCCTGGAGATAGCCGAGGCGCTGGTGCGCTCCAACGCCGTGGACGTCATCGTGGTGGACTCGGTGGCTGCCCTGGTGCCCCGCGCCGAGCTGGAGGGGGATATGGGGGAGTCCATGCCCGGCCTACAGGCCCGCCTCATGTCCCAGGCCCTGCGCAAGCTCACGGCAGCCATATCCCGCACCCGCACCGCCGTCATATTCATAAACCAGCTGCGGGAGAAGATAGGCATCGTCTTTGGGAGCCCGGAAGTGACGCCTGGCGGGCGGGCCCTCAAGTTCTATGCTTCGGTGCGTATCGACCTGCGGCGGGTGGAGGCCATCAAGGCCGGCAACGAGATCATCGGCAACCGCGTAAGAGCGCGGGTGGTCAAGAACAAGGTGGCTCCCCCCTTCCGCACCGCCGAGTTCGAGATCATCTTCCAAGGGCCCAAAGTGGGCATCAGCCGCGAAGGGGATATCCTGGACCTGGCTACGGCCATGGGCATCGTCCGCAAGCAGGGGGCCTTCTATTCCTACGGCGAGACCCGCCTCGGGCAGGGGCGTGAACAGGCCAAGGAGTTCCTGCGTCAGAACCCCCAGCTGGCCCAAAGCCTGGAGCAGCTCATCCGCCAAAAGGCGGCCGAGGGGCTACCTGCCTTGGCCTTCGCCCCTTCGGCTGCCGAGGCCGAGCCCCTTTTACCCCACCACGGCCCTAGTTTAGAATCCATTTAA
- a CDS encoding helix-turn-helix domain-containing protein, producing the protein MHPTKRRILDHLKRRGKGTIDELARDMALSRATVRQHLMALERDGLVMAREERGPSRRPRYVFYLGAAGHDAYPKRYGQLALLLLEEVGKLEAQELEGLSAAQKRGLVLARALESMARTALISTQGMGLGQRVRLVTRLLQEQGGLAEWRRVEDGYEIIDYNCVFQRVAESYQEVCQWHVQLLARLLGCAVRCLEYQSQGANACRFVVQASSPGPQQEVST; encoded by the coding sequence ATGCACCCGACCAAGAGGCGCATCCTGGATCATCTGAAGAGGCGAGGGAAGGGGACCATCGATGAGCTAGCGCGGGATATGGCCCTGTCGCGGGCCACGGTGCGCCAGCATCTTATGGCCCTGGAGAGGGATGGCCTGGTGATGGCCAGGGAGGAGCGGGGGCCTAGTCGGCGCCCCCGCTACGTTTTTTATCTCGGTGCTGCCGGGCACGATGCCTATCCCAAGCGGTATGGCCAGCTGGCCCTCCTTCTCCTGGAGGAGGTGGGCAAGCTGGAGGCCCAAGAGCTGGAGGGCCTCTCGGCCGCCCAGAAGCGCGGCCTGGTGCTGGCCCGCGCCCTAGAGAGCATGGCCAGGACAGCCCTCATCAGCACCCAGGGCATGGGTCTGGGCCAGCGGGTTCGGCTGGTCACCAGGCTCTTACAAGAGCAAGGGGGACTGGCGGAGTGGCGGCGGGTGGAAGATGGGTATGAGATCATCGACTACAACTGCGTCTTCCAGCGGGTGGCGGAGAGTTACCAGGAGGTTTGCCAATGGCATGTCCAGCTCCTGGCCCGCCTCCTGGGCTGCGCCGTCCGGTGCTTGGAGTACCAGAGCCAGGGGGCCAATGCCTGCAGGTTCGTAGTGCAAGCCTCGTCCCCTGGCCCGCAACAGGAGGTATCCACATGA
- a CDS encoding Mrp/NBP35 family ATP-binding protein, translated as MSNERLSREEVLEALKAIRDPDLGRDIVSLGFVTLEDVALCGDRVKVTITLTTPACPVRDEMRRQAEEILRSLPGIAHAEVEMRAQVRSTGFRGPRPVEGVRNLIAVASNKGGVGKSTVAVNLALALRDFGARVGLLDADLTGPNVPTMLGLPPGFQADRGLSIVERYGIKVVSLGFLLPPGTAVIWRGPMIGTGVRQLLHDIPWGEDGELDYLVVDLPPGTSDASMSLAQDATVTGVVIVTTPNLVSIEDALKAVSLFERLHVPIFGVIENMSYFICPHCEGRVEIFGHGRVQEVCREAGLDYLGAIPLDPRVREGADRGVPIVEADPHSLVAQAIRAIAQKVAAKASIQHFAVQAPSGERG; from the coding sequence ATGAGCAACGAAAGGCTCAGCAGGGAGGAAGTCCTAGAGGCCCTCAAGGCCATACGGGACCCAGACCTAGGACGGGACATCGTCTCCCTGGGCTTCGTGACCCTTGAAGACGTGGCCTTATGCGGCGACCGGGTTAAGGTGACCATAACCCTCACCACCCCCGCCTGTCCAGTGCGGGACGAGATGCGGCGGCAGGCGGAGGAGATCCTGCGCTCCCTGCCGGGCATCGCCCATGCCGAGGTGGAGATGAGGGCCCAGGTGCGCTCCACGGGCTTCCGTGGCCCGCGGCCTGTGGAGGGGGTGCGCAACCTCATCGCCGTGGCCTCCAACAAGGGAGGTGTGGGCAAGAGCACTGTGGCCGTCAACCTGGCCCTGGCGTTACGGGACTTCGGGGCCAGGGTGGGCCTTTTGGACGCCGACCTGACGGGGCCCAACGTCCCCACCATGCTGGGTCTCCCCCCAGGGTTCCAGGCCGACCGAGGGCTCTCCATTGTGGAGCGTTACGGCATTAAGGTGGTGTCCCTGGGGTTCCTCCTGCCGCCTGGCACGGCCGTCATCTGGCGGGGCCCTATGATAGGCACGGGCGTCCGCCAACTTTTGCACGACATCCCATGGGGAGAGGACGGGGAGTTGGACTATCTGGTGGTGGACTTGCCCCCTGGCACCAGCGACGCCTCCATGAGCCTGGCCCAGGATGCCACCGTCACTGGGGTGGTTATCGTCACCACCCCCAACCTGGTGTCCATCGAGGATGCGCTGAAGGCCGTATCCCTCTTCGAGCGGCTCCACGTCCCCATCTTCGGCGTCATCGAAAACATGAGCTACTTCATATGCCCCCACTGTGAAGGAAGGGTGGAGATATTTGGGCACGGGCGGGTGCAGGAGGTCTGTCGGGAGGCGGGGCTGGACTACCTAGGGGCCATCCCCCTGGACCCGCGGGTACGGGAAGGGGCGGACCGGGGGGTGCCCATAGTGGAGGCCGACCCCCATTCCCTCGTTGCCCAGGCCATAAGGGCCATCGCCCAGAAGGTGGCGGCCAAGGCCAGCATCCAGCACTTCGCCGTGCAGGCCCCTAGTGGCGAGAGGGGCTAA
- a CDS encoding VIT1/CCC1 transporter family protein, with amino-acid sequence MDRTQRNLWLAFLGEAKANRMYLAYALKALEEGHPEVAAVFMEAAGAETIHALSHLRALGEVRSTLENLQAVTEGEAYEFETMYPKFIAEAEADGRPDAAQSFRLALEGEKEHLRRFLEALRHLEAKTGRRAPTTPRRQRTASPPTPAVSMEPPSPAMRELATEKERIAALTRLREVIFGMQDGLVTAATVGPAVAAATASKTTVLVAGLAAILGGTMSMAAGSFLGSQAERHVQEAELAHEAWEIETKPEEEMAELIELYRLEGFPYEQARQMAERVAADKASWLRVMAEKELGISPEVLSEPAKDAVAMGISYLAGGILPLLPFLAGVSGLAILASILTAAATLFVMGAVKGKLVRRNPILSGAQITAIGTGVATVAYFLGRLAPA; translated from the coding sequence ATGGACAGGACCCAGCGCAACCTCTGGCTGGCCTTCCTAGGTGAGGCGAAGGCCAACCGCATGTATTTGGCCTATGCCCTGAAGGCACTGGAGGAGGGACACCCGGAGGTAGCCGCTGTCTTCATGGAGGCGGCGGGGGCGGAGACCATCCACGCCCTCAGCCACCTCCGGGCCCTTGGGGAGGTGCGCTCCACCCTAGAGAACCTGCAGGCCGTCACCGAGGGGGAGGCCTACGAGTTCGAGACCATGTACCCCAAGTTCATCGCCGAGGCGGAAGCCGATGGCCGCCCCGATGCCGCCCAGAGCTTCCGCCTGGCCCTAGAGGGGGAGAAAGAGCACCTGCGGCGCTTCTTGGAAGCCCTGCGCCACTTGGAGGCCAAGACAGGCCGGCGGGCCCCCACCACCCCGCGCCGCCAAAGGACCGCCTCGCCGCCCACGCCGGCTGTTTCCATGGAGCCCCCTTCGCCAGCCATGAGGGAGCTGGCCACGGAGAAAGAACGTATCGCCGCCCTCACCCGCCTGCGGGAGGTCATCTTCGGCATGCAGGACGGGCTGGTGACAGCGGCCACCGTGGGGCCGGCGGTGGCAGCGGCCACGGCCTCCAAGACCACCGTGCTGGTGGCCGGCCTGGCCGCCATCTTGGGCGGCACCATGTCCATGGCTGCCGGCAGCTTCCTCGGCTCCCAGGCCGAAAGACACGTCCAGGAGGCGGAGCTGGCCCACGAGGCGTGGGAGATCGAGACCAAGCCCGAGGAGGAGATGGCAGAGCTGATAGAACTCTACCGCCTGGAGGGGTTCCCATATGAGCAGGCCCGGCAGATGGCCGAGCGGGTAGCGGCCGATAAGGCCTCCTGGCTGCGCGTCATGGCCGAGAAGGAGCTGGGCATAAGCCCTGAAGTGTTGAGCGAGCCCGCCAAAGACGCCGTGGCCATGGGCATCTCTTACTTGGCAGGGGGCATCCTACCCCTGCTCCCCTTCCTGGCGGGGGTCAGTGGCCTGGCCATACTAGCCTCCATCCTCACTGCCGCCGCCACCCTCTTCGTCATGGGGGCAGTGAAGGGGAAGCTGGTGCGGCGCAACCCCATCCTCTCAGGGGCGCAGATCACGGCCATCGGCACCGGAGTGGCTACCGTTGCCTACTTCCTGGGCCGCCTGGCGCCCGCATGA
- a CDS encoding MBL fold metallo-hydrolase — protein MTTHVVKVGSAEVIELLDLSLVLDHAMLFPGRDQQEILAYRELYPQSYTSEGRYQTYASAYVIRSGGRTVLVDTGLGPRAPEWLGGAQGRLLDDMREKGVRPEDIDVVVCTHLHIDHIGWNVQQEAGSLRPTFPRARYYLPKADWDYFTAPERIQQSGGTVSLLPLKELGVLELFSGETTLAEGVSTMPTPGHTPGHTSILIASQGERALIAGDLANHPLQVDKTDWSSSFDTDAAQAAETRRRVFDFLEREGVIVAFGHFPPPNLGRLIRWEGKRVFRAL, from the coding sequence ATGACTACGCACGTGGTGAAGGTGGGCAGCGCCGAGGTAATAGAGCTGTTAGACCTGAGCCTCGTCCTTGACCACGCCATGCTCTTCCCGGGGCGGGACCAACAAGAGATCCTGGCCTACCGGGAGCTCTATCCCCAGTCCTATACGTCCGAGGGCCGCTACCAAACCTATGCCTCAGCCTACGTCATCCGCTCCGGGGGGAGGACGGTGCTGGTGGACACAGGGCTGGGCCCTCGGGCTCCCGAATGGCTAGGGGGCGCCCAGGGACGGCTGCTGGACGATATGCGGGAGAAAGGGGTGCGCCCTGAGGACATCGATGTGGTGGTCTGCACCCACCTCCACATCGATCACATAGGCTGGAACGTGCAGCAGGAGGCGGGCTCGCTCCGCCCCACCTTCCCCCGCGCCCGCTACTACCTGCCCAAGGCCGACTGGGACTATTTCACCGCCCCAGAACGCATCCAGCAGTCCGGGGGAACGGTGAGCCTCCTGCCCCTAAAGGAGTTGGGGGTGCTGGAGCTCTTCAGCGGGGAGACGACGCTGGCCGAGGGTGTCTCCACCATGCCCACCCCCGGCCACACCCCGGGCCATACTAGCATCCTCATCGCCTCCCAGGGGGAGCGGGCCCTCATCGCTGGCGACTTGGCCAACCATCCTCTGCAGGTGGACAAGACAGACTGGTCCTCCAGCTTCGACACAGACGCGGCGCAGGCAGCGGAGACCCGCCGTCGCGTGTTCGATTTCCTGGAGAGGGAAGGGGTAATAGTGGCCTTTGGCCACTTCCCGCCGCCCAACCTGGGCCGCCTCATCCGCTGGGAGGGTAAGCGGGTCTTTCGCGCCCTTTAG